One part of the Ailuropoda melanoleuca isolate Jingjing chromosome 6, ASM200744v2, whole genome shotgun sequence genome encodes these proteins:
- the CALHM1 gene encoding calcium homeostasis modulator protein 1, which translates to MDKFRMIFQFLQSNQESFMNGICGIMALASAQMYSAFDFNCPCLPGYNAAYSAGILLAPPLVLFLLGLVMNNNVSMLAEEWKRPPGRRAKDPAVLRYMFCSMAQRALIAPVVWVAVTLLDGKCFLCAFCTAVPVTVLGNGSVAPGLSPPELARLLARVPCPDIYDGDWLLARDVAVRYLRCISQALGWSFVLLTTLLAFVVRSVRPCFTQAAFLKSKYWSHYIDIERKLFDETCTEHAKAFAKVCIQQFFEAMNHDLELGHAHGALAMAPAGSAAPGTTDGAEEEREKLRGITDQGTMNRLLASWHTCKPPLRLGQEEPLMGNGWAGGGPRPPRKEAATYISRV; encoded by the exons ATGGACAAGTTCCGGATGATCTTCCAGTTCCTGCAGTCCAACCAGGAGTCCTTCATGAACGGCATCTGCGGCATCATGGCCCTGGCCAGCGCCCAGATGTACTCCGCCTTCGATTTCAACTGCCCCTGCCTGCCGGGCTACAACGCAGCCTACAGCGCGGGCATCTTGCTGGCGCCGCCCCTCGTGCTCTTCCTGCTCGGCCTGGTCATGAACAACAACGTGTCCATGCTGGCGGAAGAGTGGAAGCGGCCCCCGGGCCGCCGGGCCAAGGACCCCGCCGTGCTACGTTACATGTTCTGCTCCATGGCCCAGCGCGCCCTCATCGCGCCCGTCGTCTGGGTGGCCGTCACCCTGCTGGATGGCAAGTGCTTCCTCTGTGCCTTCTGCACGGCTGTGCCCGTGACTGTGCTGGGCAATGGCAGCGTGGCACCTGGCCTGTCTCCGCCCGAGCTCGCCCGGCTGCTGGCCCGGGTGCCCTGCCCTGACATCTACGACGGCGACTGGCTGCTGGCCCGCGACGTGGCCGTGCGCTACCTGCGCTGCATCTCCCAG gccctgggctggTCCTTCGTGCTGCTGACCACACTGCTGGCATTCGTTGTGCGCTCTGTGAGGCCCTGCTTCACACAGGCCGCCTTCCTCAAAAGCAAGTACTGGTCCCACTATATCGACATCGAGCGCAAGCTCTTCGATGAGACATGCACGGAGCACGCCAAGGCCTTCGCCAAGGTCTGCATCCAGCAGTTCTTCGAGGCTATGAACCATGACCTGGAGTTGGGTCATGCCCACGGGGCACTGGCCATGGCCCCTGCTGGCTCGGCTGCCCCAGGGACCACAGATGGGgctgaagaggagagggagaagctgcgTGGCATCACGGATCAAGGCACCATGAACAGGCTGCTGGCGAGCTGGCACACATGCAAGCCGCCCTTGCGGCTGGGCCAGGAGGAGCCCCTGATGGGCAATggctgggcggggggcgggccCCGGCCTCCACGCAAGGAGGCGGCCACCTACATCAGCAGAGTATGA
- the CALHM3 gene encoding calcium homeostasis modulator protein 3 yields MEKFRTLFQHFQSSSESVMNGICLLLAAVTVKLYSSFDFNCPCLARYNALYGLGLLLTPPLALFLCGLLANRQSVVMVEEWRRPTGQRKKDPGVIRYMCSSVLQRALAAPLVWILLALLDGKCFVCAFSSSVDPEKFLDFANMTSSQVQLFLAKVPCKEDELVRDSPARKAVSRYLRCLSQAIGWSITLLLIVVAFLARCLRPCFDQTVFLQRRYWSNYVDLEQKLFDETCCEHARDFAHRCVLHFFASMQSEMRARGLRRDTADGGPEPPEGTDGLDGDGSRKAHLRAVSSREQVDRLLSTWYSSKPPLDLVASPGLREGGLNHRAPTVAPGARLSQHTDV; encoded by the exons ATGGAAAAGTTCCGCACGCTCTTCCAGCACTTCCAGTCCAGCTCGGAGTCGGTGATGAACGGCATCTGCTTGCTCCTGGCTGCAGTCACGGTCAAGCTGTACTCCTCCTTCGACTTCAATTGCCCCTGTCTGGCGCGCTACAATGCCCTCTACGGCCTGGGCCTGCTGCTCACGCCCCCACTCGCCCTCTTCCTCTGTGGCCTCCTTGCCAACCGGCAGTCCGTGGTCATGGTGGAGGAGTGGCGCCGGCCCACGGGGCAGCGGAAGAAGGACCCAGGCGTCATCAG GTATATGTGTTCCTCTGTGCTGCAGAGAGCACTGGCCGCCCCCCTCGTCTGGATCCTCCTGGCCCTCCTTGACGGCAAGTGCTTCGTGTGCGCCTTCAGCAGCTCCGTGGACCCCGAAAAGTTTCTGGACTTTGCCAACATGACCTCCAGCCAGGTGCAGCTCTTCCTGGCCAAGGTGCCCTGCAAAGAGGATGAGCTGGTGAGGGACAGCCCCGCTAGAAAGGCAGTGTCCCGCTACCTACGGTGCCTGTCACAG GCCATCGGCTGGAGTATCACCCTGCTACTGATCGTCGTGGCCTTCCTGGCCCGCTGCCTGAGGCCTTGCTTCGACCAGACAGTCTTCCTGCAGCGCAGATACTGGAGCAACTACGTGGACCTGGAGCAGAAGCTCTTCGACGAGACTTGCTGTGAGCATGCGCGGGACTTCGCGCACCGCTGCGTGCTGCACTTCTTCGCCAGCATGCAGAGCGAGATGCGGGCGCGGGGGCTGCGCCGGGACACCGCGGACGGGGGCCCCGAGCCACCCGAGGGCACCGACGGCCTGGACGGGGACGGAAGCAGGAAGGCCCACCTGCGGGCCGTTTCCAGCCGGGAGCAGGTGGACCGGCTCCTGAGCACCTGGTACTCCAGCAAACCGCCGCTCGACCTCGTGGCATCGCCGGGACTCCGGGAGGGTGGCCTCAACCACCGCGCTCCCACGGTGGCCCCAGGCGCCAGGCTTTCCCAGCACACTGACGTGTAG